A single window of Gossypium arboreum isolate Shixiya-1 chromosome 13, ASM2569848v2, whole genome shotgun sequence DNA harbors:
- the LOC128286796 gene encoding secreted RxLR effector protein 161-like: MACSCPDICFAIGMVSRYKMNPGLRHWKAIKHILRYFIRTRDYMLVYSRKDLTLVGYTDSDFQTYKDLRKSMSGNVFVLGRTTIVWRNVKETCTADSTMDVEYMATSEAIEEAIWVRKFLTELKVIPGMEKAITLYCDNSAAIANTNKMRSQKRTKHIDRNYHLI; the protein is encoded by the coding sequence ATGGCTTGCTCATGTCCAGATATTTGTTTTGCAATAGGAATGGTTAGTCGATATAAGATGAATCCAGGTCTTAGGCATTGGAAAGCTATAAAGCATATATTAAGGTATTTTATAAGAACTagggattatatgcttgtgtattctAGGAAGGACCTTACTCTTGTTGGATACACAGACTCAGACTTCCAAACCTATAAAGATTTGAGGAAATCGATGTCGGGAAATGTATTTGTTCTAGGCCGTACAACAATAGTATGGAGAAATGTAAAAGAAACTTGCACTGCTGACTCTACTATGGATGTTGAGTATATGGCTACTTCTGAGGCAATAGAAGAAGCAATATGGGTACGAAAGTTCTTAACTGAACTTAAAGTTATTCCTGGTATGGAAAAAGCTATAACATTGTATTGTGATAATAGTGCTGCAATagctaataccaataaaatgagAAGTCAAAAGAGGACGAAACACATTGATCGGAATTATCACCTGATATGA